The following coding sequences are from one Neurospora crassa OR74A linkage group I, whole genome shotgun sequence window:
- a CDS encoding tRNA dihydrouridine synthase, which translates to MLVSPLRLVRTIMTSVTEETTAPVLAAAAAAAAAGLTQKRVPIPPRGVDYRGKIVLAPMVRSGELPSRLLALHYGADLVWGPETIDRAMIGTTRRVNPRNHCIEWTRVPTNNVKKELFDESVIYRIDPVREAGRHIFQIGTSDPARAVECAKLVAADVSGIDVNAGCPKPFSTHAGMGAALLRTPEKLVSILEALVAEIKPAFDIGISVKIRLLETPAETEALVRRLCATGITGLTIHCRTTPMRPRERAIRGQLRMIADVCHEFGVACLVNGDVENRDHALELMAEYGTDGAMIATCAEKNGSCFRAKADGGLATWEEAVAKYVRFAMEVENKFHNTKFMLTQMVPGKSPKYRELTPCKSYGKIIEVLGLTGDEELVEMARRTDELMKLVTPDGSSSNSSSSSGNDNSKVEAAGDDKKKHDLTNNVAQQENLKRKREDGDEETEKQQPPPSMRINVSEAGEAATTAATSVAEQQSSQPVAAAVAAS; encoded by the exons ATGCTTGTGTCTCCATTGCGCCTTGTCCGAACCATCATGACATCCGTTACCGAAGAGACGACAGCCCCGGtcctggctgctgctgctgctgctgctgccgcggGCCTGACCCAGAAGAGGGTGCCCATCCCGCCGCGGGGCGTCGACTATCGTGGCAAAATCGTTCTGGCTCCCATGGTCCGCTCTGGAGAGCTTCCCTCGCGCTTGCTGGCTCTTCATTATGGTGCCGATCTCGTATGGG GCCCGGAGACCATTGACCGTGCCATGATCGGAACCACCCGCCGTGTCAACCCCCGCAACCACTGCATCGAATGGACTCGGGTCCCTACCAACAACGTCAAAAAGGAACTGTTCGACGAGTCCGTCATCTACCGCATCGACCCCGTCCGCGAAGCCGGCCGTCACATTTTCCAAATCGGCACCTCCGACCCAGCCAGAGCCGTCGAGTGCGCCAAGCTTGTCGCCGCTGATGTCTCTGGAATCGACGTCAACGCCGGCTGCCCCAAGCCCTTCAGCACACACGCCGGTATGGGGGCTGCGCTGCTTCGAACGCCCGAGAAGCTGGTTTCCATCCTCGAAGCCCTCGTCGCCGAGATCAAGCCGGCCTTCGACATCGGCATCAGCGTCAAAATCCGCCTGCTCGAGACCCCCGCCGAAACAGAAGCGCTCGTCCGCCGACTTTGCGCCACGGGCATCACCGGTCTGACGATCCACTGTCGCACCACGCCCATGCGCCCACGCGAGCGCGCCATCCGCGGCCAGCTGCGTATGATTGCCGATGTATGCCACGAGTTTGGAGTAGCTTGTCTGGTGAACGGCGACGTCGAAAACAGGGACCACGCGCTCGAGCTGATGGCCGAGTACGGCACCGACGGGGCCATGATCGCGACCTGCGCCGAGAAGAACGGCTCGTGCTTCCGCGCCAAGGCGGACGGCGGACTGGCGACGTGGGAGGAGGCCGTGGCCAAGTACGTCCGGTTTGCGATGGAGGTCGAAAACAAGTTTCACAACACCAAGTTCATGTTGACGCAGATGGTGCCCGGCAAGAGCCCCAAGTACAGGGAGCTGACGCCTTGCAAGAGTTATGGCAAGATTATCGAGGTATTGGGGTTGACGGGCGATGAGGAGCTCGtggagatggcgaggaggacggaTGAGCTCATGAAGCTTGTTACTCCCGatggaagcagcagcaacagcagcagcagcagtggtaATGATAATTCCAAGGTGGAGGCGGCAGGTGATGATAAGAAGAAGCATGACCTGACGAATAATGTTGCTCAGCAGGAGAacctgaagaggaagagggaggatggtgatgaggaaaccgagaagcagcagccccCTCCCTCGATGAGAATCAACGTTTCCGAGGCCGGTGAAGCCGCCACAACTGCCGCTACCTCTGTCGCCGAGCAGCAGTCCTCGCAGCCCGTTGCCGCTGCCGTCGCCGCTTCATAG
- a CDS encoding mitochondrial 54S ribosomal protein YmL44 — protein sequence MLTRFITDVSTRFNPFSAKAKAARLFLSFLPPNARSNGMNITTQLLPRNSTETPLLYVKFKDGKEMNLDVENMGIKSIVEEVDRHSRILQKQADLNDG from the exons ATGCTCACCCGCTTCATCACCGACGTATCAACGCGCTTCAACCCTTTCtcggccaaggccaaggccgcccggctcttcctctccttcctccctcccaaCGCCCGCTCCAATGGCATGAACATCACCACCCAGCTTCTGCCGCGGAATTCCACCGAGACTCCTTTGCTCTACGTCAAGTTCA AGGACGGCAAGGAAATGAACCTCGACGTTGAGAACATGGGCATCAAAAGCATTGTCGAGGAGGTGGATCGCCACTCTCGTATCCTTCAGAAGCAGGCCGACTTGAACGACGGTTAA
- a CDS encoding inorganic pyrophosphatase — protein MEVAPAYEPRSARTLEAALIEKKKEEAAAKVSRVSNKPTLIIRNRATEYLQHPSRRFLQTIHVSPAVTLMRSQSLVRLQLLAKTRCRPLHFQPQSIRQHSTLLPLPHPRPSSQPHIFHGYGHLPSVQNMPPQFGRPGQSQARTLASLGGPQSNSTHTPCPVGGGAGTPPPPSAGNGSGGPAQSPNTKPLLGSSTLTRPNITTAISSARTQQIARHLSSSSVATMASQYSVRKVGAPYTLEHRVYIEKDGVPVSPFHDIPLYANAEQTILNMVVEIPRWTNAKQEISKEELLNPIKQDTKKGKLRFVRNCFPHKGYLWNYGAFPQTWEDPNSIHPETKAKGDNDPLDVCEIGELVGYTGQVKQVKVLGVMALLDEEETDWKVIVIDVNDPLAPKLNDVEDVERHLPGLIRATNEWFRIYKIPDGKPENQFAFTGECKNKTYAMDVVRECNEAWERLITGKTAPGGVSTTNVTVQHSSSRVAPDQLPPLPPNENLPPAPIDSSIDKWFFISGASA, from the exons ATGGAAGTGGCCCCAGCTTACGAGCCTCGCTCAGCCAGGACCCTGGAGGCAGCATtgattgagaagaagaaagaagaagccgcGGCCAAAGTGAGCCGAGTGAGCAACAAGCCGACTCTGATCATCAGGAACAGGGCGACCGAATACTTACAGCACCCCTCCCGACGCTTTCTTCAAACCATCCACGTCTCACCTGCTGTGACTCTAATGCGGTCTCAGAGCCTAGTCAGGTTGCAGTTGCTGGCAAAGACGCGGTGCCGGCCATTGCACTTCCAGCCCCAGAGCATCAGACAGCACAGCACgctcctcccgctcccgcaCCCGCGCCCGTCGTCGCAGCCACACATCTTCCACGGCTACGGCCACCTCCCGTCCGTCCAAAACATGCCGCCACAATTCGGCCGTCCCGGCCAATCGCAGGCCCGCACGCTGGCGTCACTTGGCGGGCCCCAGTCCAATTCCACACACACCCCGTGCCCGGTCGGAGGGGGAGCTGggacccctccccctccatcGGCTGGCAATGGATCGGGGGGGCCTGCCCAATCTCCGAATACAAAACCGCTGCTGGGCTCATCCACCCTGACGAGaccaaacatcaccaccgccattTCCTCCGCCAGAACACAACAGATTGCCCGGCATCTCTCGTCGAGCTCAGTCGCAACCATGGCTTCCCAGTACAGCGTCCGCAAGGTTGGCGCTCCCTACACCTTGGAGCACCGCGTCTACATCGAGAAGGATGGCGTCCCCGTCTCGCCCTTCCACGATATCCCGCTCTATGCCAATGCCGAGCAGACCATCCTCAACATGGTCGTTGAGATTCCCCGCTGGACCAACGCCAAGCAGGAG ATCTCCAAGGAGGAGCTCCTGAACCCCATCAAGCAGGACACCAAGAAGGGCAAGCTCCGCTTCGTCCGCAACTGCTTCCCCCACAAGGGCTACCTCTGGAACTACGGTGCCTTCCCCCAGACCTGGGAGGACCCCAACTCCATCCACCCCgagaccaaggccaagggtgACAACGACCCGCTCGACGTCTGCGAGATCGGTGAGCTCGTCGGCTACACCGGCCAGGTCAAGCAGGTCAAGGTCCTCGGTGTCATGGCCCTtctcgacgaggaggagactGACTGGAAGGTCATTGTCATCGACGTCAACGACCCTCTTGCCCCCAAGCTCAACGACGTTGAGGATGTTGAGCGTCACCTTCCCGGCCTTATCCGTGCCACCAACGAGTGGTTCCGTATCTACAAGATCCCTGACGGCAAGCCCGAGAACCAGTTCGCCTTCACTGGCGAGTGCAAGAACAAGAC GTACGCCATGGACGTCGTCCGTGAGTGCAACGAAGCCTGGGAGCGTCTCATCACCGGCAAGACTGCCCCTGGCGGTgtctccaccaccaacgtcACTGTCCAGCACTCCAGCAGCCGTGTTGCCCCTGACCagcttcctcccctccctcccaacGAGAATCTCCCCCCTGCCCCTATCGATAGCTCCATCGACAAGTGGTTCTTCATCAGCGGTGCTTCCGCTTAG
- a CDS encoding monooxygenase, producing the protein MVINTSGPELPIRTHDLPTSTFSHNGSLEESYTIREEPLGTTKHLRIVGIGAGASGLNMVRTLRLNLTDYDFVIYEKNQDVGGTWFENRYPGCRCDIPSHNYQFAWKPKHDWSNFHSSADEIGGYLRQVCDEEHMRDSIKTSHRVEFAQWDEEKARWDLMVQDLTTGEHINDYADFLLDGTGILNNWKWPDVEGLSAFDGDLIHTANWPKDFDAAGKVVAVIGNGSTGIQVVPDLQKKAEKLYHLFRTPTWVLPPRIMAWKMMGQNKELLEILGEIGIDAQENFSQETIERFKSDPEFYGRFVKAVEKEVNNGFPMVLAGSPLQTFAQQKAEQYMKLMLRGNKELCEALIPDFPLGTRRLTPGQDYLQALTKENVEVRRGGIRRFVPEGIQLESGEVIKVDAIVCATGFNTSFCPRFPIVGRKGNLQNDFRDEVPKSYMSCAIANMPNYFVFLGPNAPIGHGSVFTLTEHIAKYITRIIKKCQTECIKTICPSQDAIDDYFEHISAFMPRTTWSAQGRSWFKNGQEDGPVTALHPGSRIHFFHMLENFRGEDWDYIYDAPKKNRFYYLGNGFSTKEKGDTTWYLDNPDSKL; encoded by the exons ATGGTCATCAACACATCTGGGCCTGAATTGCCCATCCGTACCCACGATCtgccaacctcaaccttctcGCACAATGGCTCCCTCGAAGAGAGTTACACAATTCGAGAAGAGCCTCTTGGCACGACTAAGCATCTCCGGATCGTCGGCATCGGTGCCGGTGCAAGCGGGTTGAACATGGTCCGTACCCTTCGCTTGAATCTTACGGACTACGACTTCGTCATCTACGAAAAGAACCAGGATGTGGGTGGGACCTGGTTCGAAAACCGATATCCTGGCTGCCGATGTGATATCCCAAGTCACAACTACCAGTTCGCGTGGAAGCCAAAGCATGACTGGTCCAACTTCCACTCCTCAGCCGACGAGATTGGTGGCTACCTTCGCCAAGTATGCGACGAGGAGCATATGCGGGACTCGATCAAGACCTCCCACCGTGTGGAATTTGCGCAGTGGGACGAAGAGAAAGCACGCTGGGACCTGATGGTACAAGATTTGACGACGGGCGAGCACATCAATGATTATGCCGATTTTCTGTTGGATGGAACAGGTATCCTGAA CAACTGGAAATGGCCCGATGTTGAGGGCCTTTCGGCCTTCGACGGAGACTTGATACATACCGCCAACTGGCCAAAGGACTTTGACGCCGCTGGAAAAGTAGTTGCTGTCATCGGCAATGGTTCGACTGGAATCCAAGTTGTGCCGGACCTGCAGAAGA AGGCAGAGAAGCTGTACCATCTCTTTAGAACGCCCACTTGGGTCCTCCCGCCACGGATAATGGCGTGGAAGATGATGGGTCAGAATAAGGAACTCCTGGAGATACTCGGCGAGATCGGGATCGATGCCCAAGAAAATTTCTCGCAGGAGACGATAGAGAGGTTCAAGTCCGACCCCGAGTTCTATGGCCGTTTCGTAAAGGCTGTGGAAAAGGAAGTCAATAATGGTTTCCCGAtg GTTCTGGCAGGAAGCCCACTACAAACTTTTGCTCAACAAAAGGCGGAGCAATACATGAAGTTGATGCTTAGAGGGAACAAGGAGCTTTGTGAAGCATTGATTCCCGACTTTCCGCTAGGAACGAGGCGATTAACCCCTGGTCAAGACTATCTCCAGGCGCTCACCAAGGAGAATGTCGAGgttagaagaggagggatCAGACGCTTTGTTCCAGAGGGTATTCAACTGGAATCTGGCGAAGTGATCAAGGTCGACGCAATCGTTTGCGCCACCGGCTTCAACACATCTTTTTGCCCGCGGTTTCCCATCGTCGGGCGCAAGGGAAATCTGCAAAACGATTTCAGGGATGAGGTTCCCAAGTCTTATATGTCTTGCGCCATTGCTAACATGCCCAATTACTTTG TCTTCTTAGGACCTAACGCCCCCATCGGTCACGGCAGTGTTTTCACGCTAACCGAGCACATCGCCAAGTACATCACCCGAATCATCAAGAAATGTCAGACGGAGTGCATCAAGACCATCTGCCCTTCCCAGGATGCGATCGATGACTATTTCGAGCACATCTCGGCTTTCATGCCCCGTACAACGTGGAGCGCCCAGGGACGGTCGTGGTTCAAGAATGGTCAGGAGGACGGACCGGTCACGGCGTTGCATCCGGGAAGCCGTATACATTTCTTCCACATGTTGGAGAACTTCCGGGGAGAAGACTGGGATTATATCTACGACGCGCCGAAGAAAAACCGGTTCTACTACCTCGGGAATGGGTTCTCGAcaaaggagaagggggataCGACGTGGTATCTGGATAACCCGGATTCCAAGCTGTGA
- a CDS encoding carboxylesterase-mitochondrial 37S ribosomal protein YmS2 has product MTEASTAHTMSELQKQWAKARLGSQALGQPPAEMPITTTMPEFNEADEDKEMAGPSPGGFPFDDDSSSASSVSSTGTVIPSPGRALFARPQGFASRSMDPIPWTTYFERELFLKEEAGPDSGSRTSNKNKPTSITYHAYLTSPVGKGPLFVTHHGAGSSGLSFAVLSSEIRKRLPNAGILSLDARGHGSTTVTAASSVPGEGDETTGQAPPPLDLSLSTLASDLFTVIQLTRTAMHWPELPPIILVGHSLGGAVVTELAKSYRLGPSLLGYAVLDVVEGCAMDALQSMQTYLSTRPQGFASLKDGIDWHVRSRTIRNSTSARTSVPGLLAPVEELQRPELQQLPRGVAGTQGTAKPWRWKTDLAATQPFWEDWFVGLSKKFLEARGGKMLLLAGTDRLDTELTIGQMQGKYALQVFPEAGHFIHEDLPEKTAIALVDFHRRNDRSQLVLPPKVSDLLAQGKKV; this is encoded by the exons ATGACGGAAGCCTCTACAGCTCACACCATGAGTGAGCTTCAAAAGCAGTGGGCAAAGGCGAGGCTCGGCAGCCAGGCGCTGGGGCAGCCGCCAGCAGAGATGCCGATCACAACTACGATGCCCGAGTTCAACGAGGCGGACGAAGACAAAGAAATGGCGGGGCCCAGTCCAGGCGGATTTCCCTTTGACGACGACTCCTCGTCAGCGTCGTCTGTTTCATCTACAGGAACTGTGATTCCTTCTCCAGGGAGAGCTCTGTTTGCGCGACCACAGGG ATTTGCCAGTCGATCCATGGATCCTATACCCTGGACAACTTACTTTGAACGAGAACTCTTTCTCAAGGAGGAAGCTGGACCCGACAGTGGAAGCCGCAccagcaacaagaacaagcCAACATCAATAACCTACCACGCCTACCTCACCTCGCCAGTCGGCAAAGGTCCACTCTTCGTCACGCACCATGGCGCCGGTTCCTCCGGCCTCTCCTTCGCCGTCCTCAGCTCCGAGATACGCAAACGTCTACCCAACGCCGGCATCCTCTCCCTTGACGCACGCGGCCATGGCTCAACCACGGTTACTGCCGCTTCTTCAGTTCCAGGTGAAGGAGATGAGACCACAGGACaagcaccaccgccgctaGACCTCAGCCTCTCCACCCTTGCCTCCGACCTCTTCACCGTCATCCAACTCACCCGTACCGCCATGCACTGGCCCGAACTCCCACCCATCATCCTTGTAGGTCACTCCCTCGGCGGCGCCGTCGTCACCGAGCTCGCCAAATCCTACCGTCTCGGCCCTTCCCTCCTCGGCTACGCCGTGCTAGACGTAGTCGAAGGTTGCGCCATGGACGCCTTACAAAGCATGCAAACCTATCTCTCCACACGGCCGCAAGGGTTCGCCAGTCTGAAGGACGGCATCGACTGGCACGTGCGGTCGCGGACGATCCGGAACTCGACGTCAGCCAGAACAAGCGTACCCGGGCTTTTGGCGCCCGTGGAGGAGCTGCAGAGGCCGGAGCTGCAACAACTGCCAAGAGGGGTAGCGGGGACGCAGGGGACGGCGAAGCCGTGGCGGTGGAAGACAGATTTGGCGGCGACGCAGCCATTCTGGGAAGATTGGTTTGTGGGGCTGAGCAAGAAGTTTTTGGAGGCCAGGGGGGGCAAGATGTTGTTGCTTGCGGGAACGGATCGGTTGGATACTGAGTTGACTATTGGGCAGATGCAAG GTAAATACGCCTTGCAAGTGTTTCCCGAAGCGGGACATTTCATTCATGAGGACTTGCCGGAGAAAACGGCGATTGCACTTGTGGACTTTCACCGGCGCAACGACAGGAGTCAATTAGTACTCCCACCCAAGGTCTCGGATCTATTGGCTCAGGGGAAGAAAGTATAG